A single Nostoc sp. PCC 7107 DNA region contains:
- a CDS encoding DUF1350 family protein, with protein MTNLKLRFKPVSFSWVALHPQPKGVIQFIGGAFFGTFGPMFFYRHLLECIFKQGYTIILLPFNFTFDHYAEAGFLIKEQYKLIPELVRMAELAGYEYKTYLDDSNFSWIGHSIGCKYIALLEAFSALPEKQDQLEAFIWKIVKQTSGNLSPEKQAKKVQSIVNDLENLRRDLENQRTQAKELTSYYVNQDVDQSQINFDESNVKINSLFIKSQASLLLAPVNTGLDSAIKPKALADFIIRLGFNVKPTPTETEALIENSNLFNLLGLVYFPLDNIGKSTREWFFNHLKKPPEDFRAKLKGGHLRPLGLRLGNLVFNFPDTFSVPPIEVVNQRNAEFEVYVLKLLNYLEQKRQDHKKK; from the coding sequence ATGACGAATTTAAAGTTGAGATTTAAACCTGTTTCTTTTAGCTGGGTAGCACTACATCCACAACCTAAAGGAGTAATTCAATTTATTGGTGGGGCTTTTTTTGGTACATTCGGCCCGATGTTTTTTTATCGCCATCTGCTGGAATGTATATTTAAGCAAGGCTATACAATCATTCTCCTGCCATTTAACTTTACTTTTGACCATTATGCAGAGGCGGGGTTTCTCATCAAAGAACAATATAAACTCATCCCAGAATTAGTTAGAATGGCAGAATTAGCAGGTTATGAGTACAAAACCTACCTAGACGATTCTAACTTTTCGTGGATAGGTCATAGTATTGGTTGTAAATATATTGCACTCTTAGAAGCATTCAGCGCTTTACCTGAAAAACAAGACCAACTAGAAGCGTTTATTTGGAAAATAGTCAAACAAACTTCTGGTAATTTATCTCCAGAAAAACAAGCTAAAAAAGTGCAAAGTATTGTCAATGATTTAGAAAATCTCCGTCGTGACTTAGAAAATCAACGTACACAAGCTAAAGAATTAACATCTTATTATGTCAATCAAGATGTAGATCAAAGTCAAATTAATTTTGATGAATCAAATGTCAAAATTAACAGCTTATTTATTAAAAGCCAAGCATCTCTATTATTAGCACCAGTCAATACTGGTCTAGACAGTGCCATTAAACCTAAAGCTTTAGCAGATTTTATTATCAGACTTGGTTTTAATGTCAAACCAACCCCCACAGAAACCGAAGCTTTAATCGAAAACAGCAATTTATTTAATTTACTGGGCTTAGTTTATTTTCCTTTAGACAATATCGGCAAATCTACACGGGAGTGGTTCTTTAATCATTTGAAAAAGCCCCCAGAAGATTTTCGCGCTAAACTTAAAGGGGGACATTTACGACCTTTAGGATTACGTCTAGGAAATTTAGTTTTTAATTTTCCCGATACTTTTTCTGTTCCGCCTATTGAAGTTGTCAACCAAAGAAATGCAGAATTTGAAGTTTACGTACTGAAATTACTGAATTATCTAGAACAAAAGCGCCAAGACCATAAGAAAAAGTAA
- a CDS encoding methylated-DNA--[protein]-cysteine S-methyltransferase produces MQLVIDKINSAIGTILIVTNREKLCALDFADYEPRMLKLLNKRYGSFDFQYLKNPQGFSNQIQAYFDGDRTSLNNIPISTGGTVFQQQVWLALRTIPWGTTIAYAELAARIGKPKAYRAVGMANSLNPIALVLPCHRVVGANAALTGYAGGLERKRWLLNHEDCELLQN; encoded by the coding sequence ATGCAATTAGTAATTGACAAAATCAATTCCGCGATTGGCACAATTTTAATTGTCACGAATAGGGAAAAACTTTGCGCTCTGGACTTTGCTGATTATGAGCCAAGAATGCTGAAGTTGCTTAATAAGCGTTATGGCAGTTTTGATTTTCAGTATCTCAAAAATCCCCAAGGTTTTAGTAATCAAATTCAAGCTTATTTTGATGGCGATCGCACAAGTTTAAATAATATTCCCATCAGTACTGGTGGAACTGTGTTTCAACAGCAAGTGTGGCTTGCATTGCGAACAATTCCTTGGGGTACAACCATTGCTTATGCTGAGTTAGCCGCAAGAATTGGTAAGCCAAAGGCTTATCGCGCTGTTGGGATGGCAAATTCACTTAATCCCATCGCACTTGTACTTCCTTGTCATCGAGTTGTTGGCGCGAATGCTGCACTGACTGGTTATGCAGGAGGGTTAGAGCGTAAGCGTTGGTTGCTCAATCATGAAGATTGCGAACTACTACAGAATTGA
- a CDS encoding low molecular weight protein tyrosine phosphatase family protein: protein MKKLLFICSQNKLRSPTAEAVFAEYEGLETDSAGLDHHAEVPVSTEAIEWADIIFVMEQSHKRKLTKNFQPFLKGKKVICLDILDEFAYMEPALIEILEKKVLPLLGTY, encoded by the coding sequence ATGAAGAAGCTGTTGTTTATCTGTAGTCAAAATAAGTTGCGAAGTCCTACTGCTGAGGCGGTGTTTGCTGAATATGAAGGACTAGAAACTGACTCAGCAGGGTTAGATCACCACGCGGAAGTTCCAGTTTCCACAGAAGCTATTGAATGGGCTGATATTATTTTTGTGATGGAACAGTCCCATAAACGCAAATTGACAAAAAATTTTCAACCTTTTCTCAAAGGTAAAAAAGTTATTTGTTTAGATATACTAGATGAATTTGCATATATGGAACCAGCTTTAATTGAGATATTAGAGAAAAAAGTGCTGCCTTTATTAGGGACTTATTAA
- a CDS encoding DUF1818 family protein, which yields MERLIKSGVGWRIGWNPHAAEYKGLIGTDDWAIELTEAELNEFCRLLAQLADTMKQLTAELMDEEKIACEAESDLLWMEVEGYPHEYSLRFILNTGRCAEGKWNASAIPGLLQAARMLKVF from the coding sequence ATGGAACGTCTCATTAAAAGCGGTGTAGGTTGGCGTATTGGTTGGAACCCTCATGCAGCTGAATATAAAGGGTTGATAGGTACTGATGATTGGGCTATTGAGTTAACCGAAGCTGAGTTGAATGAATTTTGCCGTCTGTTAGCACAGTTAGCAGATACCATGAAACAACTCACAGCCGAATTAATGGATGAAGAAAAGATTGCTTGTGAGGCTGAAAGCGATTTATTATGGATGGAAGTGGAGGGCTATCCCCATGAATATAGTCTGCGCTTCATCCTCAACACAGGACGCTGTGCAGAAGGTAAATGGAATGCCTCCGCTATACCTGGTTTGTTGCAAGCTGCTAGGATGTTGAAGGTTTTTTAA
- the psb28 gene encoding photosystem II reaction center protein Psb28 has product MTSTTPSIQFFAGIFEELSNVSLRRGKVSGKRIVAMTFNQLQALEGLNSFTKPSLNSLLLSDEEGEISVTPSSTRFIFGGDEGDELQRVECQFEIEQDDYWERFMRFMQRYAEANGMEYQD; this is encoded by the coding sequence ATGACATCTACCACACCTTCAATTCAGTTTTTCGCAGGTATTTTTGAAGAACTCAGTAATGTTAGTTTGCGACGTGGCAAAGTTTCAGGTAAACGCATCGTCGCTATGACTTTCAACCAATTACAGGCTTTAGAAGGATTGAATAGTTTTACAAAACCATCTTTAAATTCCTTGCTGTTGAGTGATGAAGAAGGTGAAATTAGTGTTACTCCTTCTTCAACGCGGTTTATTTTTGGTGGTGATGAAGGTGATGAATTACAACGGGTAGAATGCCAGTTTGAAATCGAACAAGATGATTATTGGGAACGCTTCATGCGCTTTATGCAGCGGTATGCTGAAGCTAATGGGATGGAATATCAAGATTGA
- a CDS encoding IS5 family transposase codes for MSKAYPSNLTRVQYEFLSDMIPEPKPGGRKREVDIWEVLNGIFYVLVEGVRWRCLRRATPTLPGDFPVWQTVYSYFRKWRKDGTWLKIHDSLRQWTRIEEERHRSPSEAIIDSQSVKSAAMVSQSVGFDAGKKIKGRKRFMTVDTLGLVLRVLVTAANVGEREGGKLVLKRVKQSQKQVSRLTTLWVDGGFDGEPFMQWVMNFCRWIVQVVLRPEQTKGFVLLKKRWVVERTFGWVMGCRRLVRDYELLPETSETFIYLAMIRIMVRRLA; via the coding sequence ATGAGTAAAGCATACCCCAGCAATCTGACCCGTGTTCAATATGAATTTCTGAGTGACATGATTCCAGAACCAAAACCTGGGGGTCGCAAGCGTGAAGTTGATATATGGGAAGTCCTTAACGGAATTTTTTATGTGCTGGTAGAAGGAGTTAGATGGCGATGCCTACGGCGGGCTACGCCTACGCTACCAGGTGACTTTCCTGTATGGCAGACGGTATATAGCTATTTTCGTAAATGGCGCAAAGACGGAACGTGGTTGAAAATTCACGATAGCCTGCGGCAGTGGACACGGATTGAAGAGGAACGGCATCGAAGCCCATCGGAAGCGATCATCGATAGTCAAAGCGTCAAGAGTGCAGCGATGGTAAGTCAATCTGTGGGTTTTGATGCAGGTAAGAAAATTAAAGGACGCAAGCGATTTATGACGGTCGATACCTTGGGATTAGTCTTGCGGGTCTTAGTCACGGCTGCCAATGTGGGTGAACGCGAGGGAGGTAAACTAGTTCTCAAACGGGTAAAACAGTCTCAAAAGCAGGTATCTCGTTTGACAACCCTCTGGGTGGATGGCGGCTTTGACGGTGAGCCGTTTATGCAGTGGGTGATGAATTTTTGCCGTTGGATTGTGCAGGTGGTGTTGCGCCCAGAGCAAACCAAGGGCTTTGTCTTGCTCAAAAAACGTTGGGTGGTGGAGCGCACTTTCGGTTGGGTCATGGGGTGTCGGCGATTGGTCAGAGACTATGAGTTATTGCCAGAAACATCAGAGACGTTTATCTACCTTGCTATGATCCGGATCATGGTGAGGCGATTGGCATAA
- a CDS encoding PEP-CTERM sorting domain-containing protein (PEP-CTERM proteins occur, often in large numbers, in the proteomes of bacteria that also encode an exosortase, a predicted intramembrane cysteine proteinase. The presence of a PEP-CTERM domain at a protein's C-terminus predicts cleavage within the sorting domain, followed by covalent anchoring to some some component of the (usually Gram-negative) cell surface. Many PEP-CTERM proteins exhibit an unusual sequence composition that includes large numbers of potential glycosylation sites. Expression of one such protein has been shown restore the ability of a bacterium to form floc, a type of biofilm.), whose product MWKIQNIAIVSGSAVLMTLGIHTSAMAAILYDVTDLGSILSAVDINDHGQVVGSYNSQAVVWSQKDGLIQLGNLPGRNYSYARAINNNGQVVGVSRFAAVLWDSNGNITDIGSEIDAYYGVGVVSTPYDINDHGQVIVEHGIGNSILWSQDTGVVEIAPIQLEPFAYRINNHGQIVGAAVGGAFLWTQQTGLTLFNLLPGEDRYLPTGINHVGQVIFFWEKDATTRGFLWSQESGRVDISFLDDSTDIYPNAINDSGQVVGDTSNGAFFWSESTGTLNLDTLTDPSLGWNFNSAITINNKGQILAQGYNGQSYGSVLLTPRNAEPVPEPITMGGTLLAGVGLAYLRRQRRLRSSQVTE is encoded by the coding sequence ATGTGGAAAATCCAAAATATAGCTATTGTCAGTGGTAGCGCTGTGTTGATGACACTGGGAATCCATACCTCTGCAATGGCAGCAATTTTGTATGATGTTACTGACTTGGGTTCGATATTATCCGCTGTGGATATCAACGATCATGGTCAGGTAGTTGGTAGTTACAATAGTCAGGCTGTTGTTTGGAGCCAAAAGGATGGATTAATTCAGTTAGGTAATCTTCCTGGAAGAAATTATAGTTATGCCAGGGCTATTAATAATAATGGTCAAGTAGTAGGTGTCTCTAGGTTTGCGGCTGTGTTATGGGATAGTAATGGGAATATAACTGATATTGGTTCTGAGATAGATGCCTATTATGGTGTTGGCGTTGTAAGTACTCCCTACGATATCAATGATCATGGTCAGGTAATTGTAGAACACGGCATAGGGAATAGTATTTTGTGGAGCCAAGACACAGGTGTAGTAGAAATTGCACCAATACAGCTAGAGCCTTTTGCCTATAGAATAAACAATCATGGTCAGATAGTGGGTGCAGCAGTAGGTGGTGCTTTTTTGTGGACTCAACAAACAGGATTGACTTTGTTTAACCTCCTTCCAGGTGAAGATAGATATTTACCAACAGGTATCAACCATGTTGGACAAGTCATATTTTTCTGGGAAAAAGATGCAACAACCAGAGGGTTTTTATGGAGTCAAGAAAGCGGTAGAGTTGATATTAGCTTTTTAGACGATAGTACTGATATTTACCCTAATGCCATTAATGATTCTGGCCAAGTAGTTGGAGATACTAGTAATGGTGCTTTTTTCTGGAGCGAAAGCACAGGCACCCTTAATTTAGATACTCTAACAGATCCAAGTTTAGGATGGAACTTTAATTCTGCGATCACCATTAATAATAAAGGGCAAATTCTTGCCCAAGGTTACAACGGTCAGAGTTACGGTTCTGTCTTACTAACTCCCAGAAATGCTGAACCTGTACCAGAACCAATCACAATGGGAGGTACGTTGTTAGCAGGAGTTGGTTTAGCTTATTTGCGTCGTCAACGTCGTTTGCGTTCTTCTCAAGTTACAGAATAA
- a CDS encoding DUF6006 family protein yields the protein MKNITKLLLGLAIVPASLVLISSHAKASQIAGEWFFGLWDCNIDGRPARMQWKVVDDPQTSCSGDVCSTTSGVRLVGRFSDNGSAWVPLAKRFSNSRKQDLGIRYLGAEQDNWYLRYNSRTKIADGWTTWRGNRYPLQCRNRR from the coding sequence ATGAAAAACATCACAAAGTTGCTTTTGGGCTTGGCGATTGTTCCCGCAAGTTTGGTATTGATATCGAGTCATGCTAAAGCCAGCCAAATTGCTGGCGAGTGGTTCTTTGGGTTGTGGGATTGTAATATTGACGGTAGACCAGCCCGAATGCAATGGAAGGTAGTAGATGATCCACAAACTAGTTGTAGTGGAGATGTCTGCTCTACTACTTCAGGCGTGCGTCTGGTTGGGCGATTTAGTGACAACGGTAGTGCGTGGGTTCCTTTAGCAAAGCGTTTTTCCAACAGCCGAAAACAGGATTTAGGTATTCGTTATTTAGGTGCAGAGCAAGATAATTGGTATCTGAGATACAACAGTCGTACCAAGATTGCTGATGGTTGGACAACATGGCGAGGGAATCGTTACCCCCTACAATGCCGCAATCGCAGATAA
- a CDS encoding serine hydrolase — MTESSDKLRAFSRRQPVNGRQRSRKAPKVEPKKAKVPQTKQRPLIREPMLAPSAIAIGGVPRPRQGLVMPTAVKPIPRKPVNVPPSQTGTVKVKTVRVQKPPQPKVTRRVSKKTRLKPMARTMLYILRLLIVGVGMGAIVGTILSVLDPANRINSNSSVSSNANNSGQVQPQSTPNPAIPTSGLYLSQEITPLKNTVQNLAATTPDLTPGIFLVDLDNGGYVDINASVGFPAASTIKVPILVAFFQDVDAGKIRLDEMLTMQQDMVAGGSGNFQFKPVGTQYSALEVATKMITISDNTATNMLIARLGGIEALNQRFRSWGFTTTIIKNKLPDLQGTNITSPRELGNLMAMVNQGNFVSLRSRDIMLDIMRRTERDNLLPSGLGAGARIYHKTGDIGTMLADTGLVDIPNGKRYIISVMVKRPNNDPRAEKFISSISRTAYESLSQSPPPNIINNNIPTTSYPSPVISSPVPNTTTSVMPPNIYQPPIINPAIPNNIPISGYQSPVVNPQSQYYPPR, encoded by the coding sequence GTGACAGAATCAAGTGACAAACTAAGAGCTTTCTCGCGGCGACAACCCGTAAATGGCCGCCAGCGATCGCGTAAAGCTCCAAAAGTGGAACCAAAAAAAGCAAAAGTTCCGCAAACAAAGCAACGTCCTCTGATCAGAGAACCGATGCTTGCGCCTAGTGCAATAGCTATCGGTGGCGTTCCCCGGCCAAGACAAGGACTAGTTATGCCAACGGCTGTTAAACCTATCCCCAGGAAACCAGTTAATGTTCCTCCCTCCCAAACCGGCACTGTCAAGGTAAAAACAGTGCGGGTGCAAAAACCGCCACAGCCCAAAGTAACCAGAAGAGTGTCGAAAAAGACGCGGTTAAAGCCAATGGCCAGAACGATGTTATATATCCTGCGGTTGTTGATCGTAGGAGTTGGCATGGGTGCGATCGTTGGTACAATATTGTCAGTTTTAGACCCAGCTAATCGCATCAATTCAAATTCTTCCGTATCATCTAACGCCAATAATTCTGGTCAAGTTCAGCCACAAAGCACTCCTAATCCCGCAATTCCCACTTCAGGTTTATACCTATCTCAAGAAATTACCCCACTCAAAAATACTGTCCAAAATTTAGCCGCAACCACCCCAGACCTCACCCCTGGGATTTTCTTAGTAGATTTAGATAATGGCGGTTATGTAGATATCAATGCGTCCGTGGGTTTTCCCGCCGCCAGCACGATTAAAGTACCAATTTTGGTAGCGTTTTTCCAAGATGTTGATGCAGGTAAAATCCGTCTGGATGAAATGCTGACCATGCAACAAGATATGGTAGCCGGCGGTTCTGGGAATTTCCAATTCAAACCAGTCGGGACGCAGTACAGTGCCTTGGAAGTTGCCACCAAAATGATTACCATTAGCGACAATACAGCCACAAATATGCTGATTGCTCGGCTGGGAGGCATAGAAGCATTAAATCAGCGTTTTCGCAGTTGGGGATTCACAACAACAATTATTAAAAATAAACTACCAGATTTACAAGGAACAAACATCACCAGTCCCAGAGAATTGGGGAATTTGATGGCGATGGTAAATCAAGGTAACTTTGTGAGTCTGCGATCGCGCGATATCATGCTTGATATTATGCGTCGTACAGAAAGAGATAATCTACTACCCTCTGGTTTAGGTGCAGGTGCAAGAATTTATCACAAAACAGGCGATATTGGCACAATGCTGGCAGATACGGGTTTAGTTGATATTCCCAATGGCAAGCGATACATCATTTCTGTGATGGTTAAACGTCCCAATAATGACCCCCGCGCCGAAAAATTCATCAGTTCAATTTCTCGTACGGCTTACGAAAGCTTGAGTCAAAGTCCTCCACCTAACATCATCAACAACAATATCCCCACAACTAGTTATCCGTCCCCAGTTATTAGTTCTCCAGTACCTAATACGACAACTAGTGTAATGCCGCCAAATATTTATCAACCACCCATAATTAATCCTGCTATACCTAACAACATACCTATAAGTGGTTATCAATCACCCGTTGTTAATCCACAATCACAATATTACCCCCCAAGATAA
- a CDS encoding RNA methyltransferase has product MALTGVRIVLVEPAGPMNVGAIARVMKNFGLYNLILVNPQCDPRSPEAMKMAVHAKDILESAVVVATLPEALQGCIRAIATTARVRDWETPLETPRNALPWLLEEPEKPSALIFGREDRGLSNEELNYAQRFIRIPTSDIYPSLNLATAVGICCYELGQQLEIAQPQTTQEIELAPFELVEAYYQQLESLLLNIGYIYPHTAASRMEKFRQLYNRARLTTNEVAMLRGVFRQVEWALNNRNDDENL; this is encoded by the coding sequence ATGGCATTAACTGGGGTCAGGATTGTGTTGGTAGAACCAGCTGGCCCAATGAATGTGGGTGCGATCGCTCGTGTGATGAAAAATTTCGGTTTGTATAACCTAATATTAGTTAACCCCCAATGCGACCCGCGATCGCCAGAAGCAATGAAAATGGCTGTCCATGCTAAAGATATTTTAGAATCTGCGGTAGTGGTGGCGACTTTACCAGAGGCGTTGCAAGGATGTATCAGAGCGATCGCGACTACTGCGCGTGTGCGCGACTGGGAAACACCTCTAGAAACCCCTCGCAACGCCTTACCGTGGTTACTAGAAGAACCAGAAAAACCCTCTGCCCTCATTTTTGGCCGAGAAGACCGCGGATTAAGTAATGAAGAATTAAATTATGCCCAGCGATTTATTCGTATTCCCACCAGTGACATATATCCATCTTTAAATTTAGCAACCGCCGTCGGGATTTGTTGTTACGAACTGGGGCAACAATTAGAAATCGCTCAACCTCAGACTACCCAAGAGATAGAATTAGCGCCTTTTGAACTTGTGGAAGCCTACTACCAACAATTAGAATCACTACTGTTAAATATTGGTTATATCTATCCCCATACAGCAGCTAGTCGGATGGAGAAATTTCGGCAGCTATATAATCGCGCTCGACTCACAACTAATGAAGTAGCTATGCTGCGTGGGGTTTTTCGCCAAGTAGAATGGGCGCTAAATAATCGTAATGATGATGAAAACTTATGA